One segment of Clostridium ljungdahlii DSM 13528 DNA contains the following:
- a CDS encoding CBS domain-containing protein — MNIAFFLTPKEEVVCETPNSTMRQALERMERHRYTAIPLIDSCGKYVGTLTEGDLLWKLKNTPDLNFKNTSKVLLKQISRRMHNKPVKINSNMEDLVSLAVNQNFVPVIDDKDIFIGIIKRSDIINYCYRQIFNENANPAYGAK, encoded by the coding sequence ATGAATATAGCATTTTTTCTAACACCTAAAGAGGAAGTTGTTTGTGAAACTCCAAATTCAACTATGAGACAGGCACTGGAAAGAATGGAAAGGCATAGATATACAGCAATTCCACTAATTGATAGCTGCGGTAAGTATGTGGGAACTCTGACAGAAGGTGATTTGTTGTGGAAACTAAAAAATACTCCAGATTTGAATTTTAAAAATACCAGTAAAGTATTGTTGAAACAAATTTCTAGGCGTATGCATAATAAACCAGTGAAAATTAATTCTAACATGGAAGACTTGGTATCACTTGCGGTAAATCAAAATTTTGTACCTGTAATAGATGATAAGGACATATTTATAGGGATCATAAAAAGAAGTGATATAATAAACTATTGTTACAGACAAATATTTAATGAAAATGCTAACCCAGCTTATGGTGCTAAATAA
- a CDS encoding tryptophan transporter, giving the protein MNLKKMIINSILLAIGAVLHQIAPPLILGMKPDLSLAMLFIILMFNKEYKTCLCAGIVAGILAAATTTFPGGQFANVIDKFVTINIMFVLIKPLRDRINNQITILLVTAVGTIISGSTFLMVVLLTVGLKTSFTALFLSVVLPAAVINTIAGAILFNIINVALKRGAIRQV; this is encoded by the coding sequence ATGAACTTAAAAAAGATGATTATAAATTCTATACTACTTGCTATAGGTGCAGTGCTGCATCAGATTGCACCACCACTTATACTTGGAATGAAACCTGATCTTTCTCTTGCAATGCTTTTTATAATACTTATGTTTAACAAAGAATATAAAACTTGTCTCTGTGCAGGTATTGTAGCAGGTATTCTTGCAGCTGCAACTACTACTTTCCCTGGGGGGCAATTTGCAAATGTAATAGACAAATTTGTAACTATAAACATAATGTTTGTGCTTATAAAACCTCTTAGAGATAGGATAAACAATCAAATAACTATTTTATTAGTTACTGCTGTAGGTACAATTATAAGTGGTTCCACATTCTTAATGGTAGTATTGCTTACAGTAGGATTAAAGACAAGTTTTACAGCATTGTTCTTATCTGTAGTTTTACCTGCTGCAGTTATAAATACCATAGCAGGAGCAATTTTATTTAATATAATAAATGTAGCTTTAAAAAGAGGAGCTATAAGACAAGTATAA
- the cls gene encoding cardiolipin synthase produces MRNIFYSIFVINAILSIAVIMLERKNPEKTIAWLLIFIVMPPFGLIAYIFLGRNWKKHKLNNETNVNIKELISEAIKNIKDTTYAPLIELLSKNSESPLFTNNSIKIFKSGVEKFKYLKRELLNAKHHIHMEYYIIKSDEIGNEIKDILIKKCLSGVDVRLILDRVGCIGLDKKYISDLKSAGVNVVQYSYFLAPILKYINTQINYRNHRKIVVIDGKVGFVGGINIGNEYIGKSKYGYWRDTHIMVKGDFVLGLQAVFVDDFVTIKSANKEYFFYDGNFKEIFPEISSGRNSNKIMQLVKSGPDSEFPAIEQAILKMISMAKDHIYITTPYFIPTESILNALKIASLSGIDVRILFPGRYDHILVYYASRTYLADLAKSDVKVYFYNKNCFIHSKTTSIDGKICTIGTANMDIRSYQLNYEINAMIYDEDTTMELEDLFFHDLKNSKIASSKYFDNLSLFTKSFEAFCKIFSSLL; encoded by the coding sequence ATGCGAAATATTTTTTACTCGATTTTTGTAATAAATGCCATATTGTCCATAGCTGTTATAATGTTGGAAAGAAAAAATCCCGAAAAAACAATTGCATGGCTGTTAATTTTTATAGTTATGCCTCCTTTTGGTTTAATAGCTTACATATTTTTGGGACGAAATTGGAAAAAGCATAAACTTAACAATGAAACAAATGTAAATATAAAAGAATTAATATCTGAAGCTATTAAAAATATAAAAGATACTACTTATGCCCCTTTAATAGAACTTCTTTCTAAAAACAGTGAATCGCCATTATTTACAAACAATTCTATAAAGATCTTCAAAAGCGGAGTTGAAAAATTCAAATATCTTAAAAGGGAATTGCTAAATGCAAAACATCATATTCATATGGAATATTACATAATAAAAAGTGATGAAATTGGAAATGAAATAAAAGATATATTGATAAAAAAATGTTTAAGTGGTGTAGACGTACGTCTCATACTGGATAGAGTAGGTTGTATAGGCCTTGATAAAAAGTATATAAGTGATTTGAAAAGTGCTGGAGTTAACGTGGTCCAATATTCTTACTTTCTAGCACCAATTTTGAAGTACATAAACACCCAGATAAACTATAGAAATCACAGAAAAATAGTAGTTATTGATGGAAAAGTAGGTTTTGTAGGTGGAATAAATATAGGAAATGAATATATAGGAAAGAGTAAATACGGGTATTGGAGAGATACTCATATAATGGTAAAAGGTGATTTTGTTTTGGGACTTCAGGCAGTCTTCGTAGATGACTTTGTTACAATAAAATCTGCTAACAAAGAATATTTCTTTTATGACGGAAACTTCAAGGAAATTTTTCCTGAAATTTCATCAGGCAGAAACAGCAATAAAATAATGCAGCTTGTAAAGAGTGGTCCAGATTCTGAATTTCCTGCTATTGAACAAGCCATTTTAAAGATGATTAGCATGGCAAAGGATCATATTTACATTACAACTCCTTACTTCATACCTACTGAAAGTATATTAAATGCACTTAAAATAGCCTCTTTAAGCGGTATAGACGTACGTATACTATTTCCTGGAAGATATGATCATATATTAGTGTACTATGCTTCAAGAACCTATCTAGCAGATTTAGCTAAAAGTGATGTTAAGGTTTATTTCTATAACAAAAATTGTTTCATTCACTCTAAAACCACATCTATAGATGGTAAAATATGTACCATAGGTACTGCTAATATGGATATAAGAAGCTATCAATTAAATTATGAAATAAATGCTATGATATATGATGAGGATACCACAATGGAACTTGAAGATTTGTTTTTTCATGATCTTAAAAACAGTAAGATAGCTAGTTCTAAATACTTTGATAATTTATCTCTTTTTACTAAATCTTTTGAAGCTTTTTGCAAAATATTTTCTTCATTGTTATAG
- a CDS encoding HNH endonuclease: MLKCQICGKPADKHHIVYRSQGGVDFPLNFKYLCSEHHRGKSGPHKNRKLDLLYKVEMQQKLEKLLYKEFYTLDELVNLLQINKGMLKKLLKEYKLYKEGYRSFDVIYRLMGKKKYTEYMLQEYYDFIGNF; this comes from the coding sequence TTGTTAAAATGCCAAATATGTGGTAAACCAGCGGATAAGCATCATATAGTTTATAGATCTCAGGGAGGAGTGGATTTCCCTTTGAACTTTAAATATCTTTGTTCAGAACATCATAGAGGAAAGAGTGGACCTCACAAGAATAGAAAATTGGACTTGTTGTATAAAGTGGAAATGCAGCAAAAGCTTGAAAAGTTGCTTTACAAAGAGTTTTATACGTTGGATGAATTAGTCAATCTCCTACAAATAAATAAAGGAATGTTAAAAAAACTTCTAAAAGAATATAAATTATATAAAGAAGGATACAGAAGTTTTGATGTTATATATAGATTAATGGGAAAAAAGAAATACACAGAATACATGCTTCAAGAATATTATGATTTTATAGGAAACTTTTAA